The Hippea jasoniae genome includes the window AAGGGTGGTTTCTGCGTGTCTGCTCAAAACGCTTTAGAAGGGAGTTTAGGTTTGCCTCTAAGTATAAAAGCTTAATCTGGCAGTTTTGCTTGAGTCTGTCTATTACAGAGATGCTGCCAGTGATGTTTGGGTCTCTAGCATCGCAAACAATTGCCAATTTGTTTATTGTGGTATTTGAAAGCTCAAAAACATCAACGATTTTTTCAATAACGCTTAAAGGCAGGTTATCTATGCAAAAATAGCCACTATCTTCAAAGGCACCAAGTGCTGTGGTTTTTCCACTTCCCGATAAGCCACTTATTAAAATTATCTCCACTTTAAGCCTTTAGCTGATTTTCCTTTTCTATAATAATATCCATTACCTCTTCTTTGTCTTTTGCCTGAATGATTCTTTCTTTCAATTTAGCATCTTTAAATATCTTTGCTGCTTTTGCTACAGCTTTAAGCAGAATTGATGGTTTTATAGCCGGTGCCAAAATTACAAAAAAAATCTGAGAGGGCATCCCATCCAATGATCCAAAATCTATCGGTTGTTTTGTTGTAAAGATGCCCCCGATTAAACTATCGATTGAATCCATTTTTGCATGTGGCATGGCAAAATAATCGCCTATGGCGGTTGACCCAAACCTCTCCCTTGCCCTCAAAAGTGCAAAAATCTCATCCTCATTTAGGCCGTTTTCTTTTGATAGGACATGAGCCATTTTTTTTAAGCACTCTTCTTTATCGCTGCAGTCTATATTCAGCTCAACGGTTTTTATAAAATTTGAAATTCTGTAATCTTTCATCGTGTTACAATATAGCCGTAGTCGCCATTTTTCTTTTTATAGATGACGCACACCTTGCCATTTTCTGAGTTGTTGAAAACAACAAAGTGTTTATCTTCTTCGTTTAACTTCAATATCGCCTCCTCAGGCGTCATCGGTTTGGGTATAAATTCTTCTTCCACTATCACAGGTTCTCTTTCTGTTGGTTGAGATACATATTCGCTCTGAGAGCTCTGTCTTCTTTTTGATTTGTAGAGTTTATCTTTCATTTTTTCTATCTGCTTTTCAAGCACCTCATAAACCAGATCCACAGATGAATACATATCCTTGCTGGATTCTGTGGCTTTCATGATTTCCCCATCTATGTTGAGCTTTACATCGGCTATATGTCTGTATCTTTCAACACTCAAAACAACCTCGGCACTAACAGGTGAATCCAATTTTCTTTCAAGCCTGCCGATTTTCTTTTCCACATAGTTTTTGATCGAATCGGTTAGCTGCGTGTTTTTCGCTGTAATAGTGATTTTCATAAAACCTCCTTTTTAATGGTTATGGTGGTCGCAAACCTCTTTGTAGCTGACATCTAACTTATTTGCAATAAAATCCTCTACAATTGAGCGCGCATCTTTTGGCACCACATTTGTAATAACCCTTATACCCTTTGACTCAAATATCTCAACGGCTTTTGGGCCAATACCTGCAACAATAATAACATCAGCGTTTTTTGATGCTATCCAGTTTGGAAAACTGCCTTCAAAATGCTCAGGCGCCGGTTCTATCTCAACAGTCGTGATTTTTCCATCCTCTATCTCAAAAAATGCAAATTTAGAGGCATGGCCAAAGTGCTCAGATAGATTATCATTCTCAAGTGGCATGGCTACCCTTATCATTAAACAAAACCTCCTTTAAAAAAACCTTTTTCTCCAGTTTTCGTAGTAGTTGTTTTTATCTTTTTCCATTTTGTATTCCTCTTCAAATCGTTCAAGATCTTCCAAAGAAAGCGTATAGAATTTTACACTATCTATGTCGAGATCTTTCTTTGTTAAAATTGCATAGGCTGTATTGATATCTTTAAACAGATCGGATGTTTTAGGGTTTATATCTGGATGGTACTGCTTGGCTAATTTTAAGTAGTTATGCCTTATAATCCATACTGGGTCTGTTTCTTCAACGCCTAAGATTTTTCGGGCTGCTATTTCGTATAGTTTTATTTTTTTAAAACGCTGTTGAAACGAAAAATCGTATATCACAGCTCAATGATCTCCCTCGGGTATCTTGTTAATGATTCAACACTGTTTTTTCTAACAACATAGGTGTTCTCTACACCAACTGCACCTTTTCCGTAAAATGCAACCTTTGGTTCGAATGCAAATGTCATACCCTCTTTTAGCTCAAAGTCAAGGCCCTTTGCTATAAATGGATATTCGTCAACCTCAAGCCCTATGCCGTGGCCTACAAACGGTACTTGATTGTCCCTTGCCCCCATAAAGTTTTCCTCATAACCTGCCTCTTTTGCCATTTTTATGCAGTGGTTGTATATAGATAGTGTTGATACACCCTCTTTTGCGTTTTCCTCAAGATAATTCATTACTTCCATACAAAAATCATAAGCTTTTTTATATTCATTATCAAGTTTTCCTACAACAAAAACCCGTGTTTCGTCTGTGTGATATCCTTCATAGTTTCCTAAAAAATCAACAATGATAGGGGTATTTTTTTCTATTTTGTAAAATGATGCCCCATCTGGAAAAGATGGATAGATACCGTATCCCGTTGTGGGTTTCAAAAATCCCGAAGGATATGCACTTCTAAAGCCTGAATGAACATGACCCATCAGCATTTCGCCGTTAAATCCTCTCATTCTGCAGCGACCCTGATGCCCCCTTTTTCTTGCTCGATACTCAAGTGTGGCACTGATATAGATCTCTGTTAGTTCAGGCTTTATTATCTCTTTTGCATCTTCCATTGTGCAATCAAGAATCCTTGCAGATTCCCTCATCAACGAGATCTCATATTCACTCTTTATGGCTCTCTGGCTTCTTATTAGGTGTGAGATATCAACAATTTCTGCGTTATTGAATGTTTTTTTAATTCTAAAATACATATCTACTGGCAGAACATCCATCTCAATGCCAATTCTATTGGATCTGATACCAAAATCACTAAATAGATTTGCTAATGCAGAGATGCCTTTAACAGCAACCAAATTTTTAAGCGGTGTTTCCTCTTTTGCCCTGTCAAAACCTTTTCTGATAGCAAAAAAGTGGGTGTTATCGTTTGAGATAACAAGCATACCCGAAGGCATTGTGCCTGAGTAGTAGTAAACATCGCTATTTTGCATAATGATGGCAGCATCAATACCGTTTTGAGCAAGTGTTTTTGAAAATACTTCCACCCTTTTTAAAATTTCTATGTTTCTATCCATAACTCACCCCCTTAAGCTAATTATACAAAATTGGAATAGCTTTTAAAGTATTTGTTTTATTTGACATAGCATACAAGATTATTTAGATTTTGTCTGTGGCAAAAAAAAGTATTTATGTATGCACAAATTGCGGCTATACCACGCCCAAATGGTATGGAAAGTGTCCAAACTGCTCAAGCTGGGGAACGCTTGTAGAAAAGCAGGATTCAAAAAACACATTTGTTGATGCAAAAAAGCCTGTTGCACTGGGTAGCGTTAATGTTAAAGAGAGTTTTATAGAGATAAAGGGTGAATTTGGGGATTTTTTTGGTTTTAAACTCTCAAAAGGCGGTGTTTATCTTGTCTCAGGCACACCCGGTGTGGGCAAATCCACTTTTCTTCTGCAACTCTCAAGGGATTTAAAAAAATCAAATCACAGGGTTGTCTATATAACAGCAGAGGAGAGCCTTTCTCAGATCGCTATCAGGGCAAAGAGGCTTGATGCTTTAGATGTAGAGGCTGTCAGTAGTGCCGATATAGATGAAATTGTGGAGATTTTAAAGTCAAATAAGCCCGATGTGTGTATAATCGATTCTATTCATACAATTTTGAAGAAGGATTTAGATTA containing:
- a CDS encoding J domain-containing protein, translating into MIYDFSFQQRFKKIKLYEIAARKILGVEETDPVWIIRHNYLKLAKQYHPDINPKTSDLFKDINTAYAILTKKDLDIDSVKFYTLSLEDLERFEEEYKMEKDKNNYYENWRKRFF
- the hpf gene encoding ribosome hibernation-promoting factor, HPF/YfiA family; the protein is MKITITAKNTQLTDSIKNYVEKKIGRLERKLDSPVSAEVVLSVERYRHIADVKLNIDGEIMKATESSKDMYSSVDLVYEVLEKQIEKMKDKLYKSKRRQSSQSEYVSQPTEREPVIVEEEFIPKPMTPEEAILKLNEEDKHFVVFNNSENGKVCVIYKKKNGDYGYIVTR
- a CDS encoding M24 family metallopeptidase, producing the protein MDRNIEILKRVEVFSKTLAQNGIDAAIIMQNSDVYYYSGTMPSGMLVISNDNTHFFAIRKGFDRAKEETPLKNLVAVKGISALANLFSDFGIRSNRIGIEMDVLPVDMYFRIKKTFNNAEIVDISHLIRSQRAIKSEYEISLMRESARILDCTMEDAKEIIKPELTEIYISATLEYRARKRGHQGRCRMRGFNGEMLMGHVHSGFRSAYPSGFLKPTTGYGIYPSFPDGASFYKIEKNTPIIVDFLGNYEGYHTDETRVFVVGKLDNEYKKAYDFCMEVMNYLEENAKEGVSTLSIYNHCIKMAKEAGYEENFMGARDNQVPFVGHGIGLEVDEYPFIAKGLDFELKEGMTFAFEPKVAFYGKGAVGVENTYVVRKNSVESLTRYPREIIEL
- a CDS encoding PTS sugar transporter subunit IIA translates to MKDYRISNFIKTVELNIDCSDKEECLKKMAHVLSKENGLNEDEIFALLRARERFGSTAIGDYFAMPHAKMDSIDSLIGGIFTTKQPIDFGSLDGMPSQIFFVILAPAIKPSILLKAVAKAAKIFKDAKLKERIIQAKDKEEVMDIIIEKENQLKA
- a CDS encoding NifB/NifX family molybdenum-iron cluster-binding protein, which encodes MIRVAMPLENDNLSEHFGHASKFAFFEIEDGKITTVEIEPAPEHFEGSFPNWIASKNADVIIVAGIGPKAVEIFESKGIRVITNVVPKDARSIVEDFIANKLDVSYKEVCDHHNH